A stretch of the Filimonas lacunae genome encodes the following:
- a CDS encoding NADH-quinone oxidoreductase subunit C, which produces MELTNDYIRQRLEEKFGGEVYSFEEPYGMLTFETAKTNNLKVMQFLFDDAELRFQFLTDLTAVHYPNQPGRELAVVYHLHNLVDNVRIRFKVFTAIEQPDVFTATSLYATANWMERETYDFFGVNFVGHPNLKRILNVDEMDYFPMRKEFPLEDQTRIDKDDEMFGRGGSIF; this is translated from the coding sequence ATGGAATTAACCAACGATTATATCAGGCAAAGGCTGGAAGAGAAGTTCGGAGGGGAGGTATACAGTTTTGAAGAACCCTATGGCATGTTAACGTTTGAAACAGCCAAAACGAACAATCTGAAAGTAATGCAGTTTTTGTTTGATGATGCAGAGCTGCGTTTTCAGTTTCTTACCGATTTAACTGCAGTACATTATCCTAATCAACCCGGCCGCGAACTGGCGGTGGTTTATCATCTGCATAACCTGGTTGATAACGTACGTATCCGTTTTAAAGTATTTACCGCTATTGAGCAGCCCGATGTGTTTACGGCCACCAGTTTATATGCTACGGCAAACTGGATGGAGCGTGAAACCTACGACTTCTTCGGTGTCAACTTTGTAGGGCATCCTAACCTGAAACGTATATTAAACGTGGATGAAATGGATTACTTCCCTATGCGGAAAGAGTTTCCGCTGGAAGACCAAACAAGGATTGATAAAGACGATGAGATGTTTGGACGTGGCGGCAGTATTTTTTAA
- a CDS encoding low molecular weight protein-tyrosine-phosphatase, with product MKILMVCLGNICRSPLAEGILQHKADLLNLGWKVDSAGTGAYHIGEPPHHLSQKVAKGNGINISHQCARQFAKEDMEHFDRIYVMDASNYQDVKRMSKDLWREDKTDLLLNELYPGENRGIPDPWYGTEEGYHQVFDMVSKACDNIIKKYSVTTTII from the coding sequence ATGAAGATTTTAATGGTTTGCCTGGGCAATATTTGTCGTAGCCCATTGGCAGAAGGCATTTTACAACACAAAGCCGACCTGTTGAACCTGGGCTGGAAAGTAGATAGCGCAGGTACAGGCGCTTACCATATCGGCGAACCGCCGCATCACCTTTCTCAGAAAGTGGCAAAAGGCAATGGCATTAATATAAGCCATCAATGCGCCCGCCAGTTTGCCAAAGAAGATATGGAACATTTTGACCGTATCTATGTTATGGACGCCAGCAATTACCAGGATGTTAAACGAATGAGCAAAGACCTGTGGCGAGAAGATAAAACAGATTTGCTACTCAACGAATTATATCCCGGCGAAAACCGCGGCATACCAGATCCCTGGTATGGCACCGAAGAAGGTTATCACCAGGTATTTGACATGGTGAGCAAAGCATGCGACAACATCATTAAAAAGTATTCCGTTACTACTACTATTATATAA
- a CDS encoding NADH-quinone oxidoreductase subunit A yields MPLLNVLLAAGDVNSAANYFPIALQLLFAIGFVATMMIVTHLLGPKRKTGDKLENFASGIESHGDARQPMAIKYFLVAILFVLFDVEVIFFYPYAVNFKALGWSGFYSVLMFVGFFAVGFFYIIKKGALKWED; encoded by the coding sequence ATGCCATTACTGAACGTTTTACTTGCTGCCGGTGATGTAAATTCAGCAGCCAACTATTTCCCTATTGCACTTCAGTTGCTTTTTGCTATTGGCTTTGTGGCTACTATGATGATAGTGACGCACTTGCTTGGGCCTAAGCGCAAAACGGGCGACAAGCTGGAAAACTTTGCCAGTGGTATTGAAAGTCATGGCGATGCCCGTCAGCCAATGGCTATTAAATATTTTCTGGTGGCCATTCTGTTTGTGTTATTTGATGTGGAGGTGATATTCTTCTATCCTTATGCGGTTAATTTTAAAGCCTTGGGATGGAGTGGTTTTTATAGCGTATTGATGTTTGTTGGTTTTTTTGCAGTAGGTTTCTTCTATATTATTAAGAAGGGCGCTTTGAAATGGGAAGATTAA
- the hisS gene encoding histidine--tRNA ligase, producing the protein MSKPSLPQGTRDFSANVVRKRNYIFNTIRTVFELYGFQPLETPAMENMETLMGKYGEEGDKLIFKILNNGLGDGETIEKAQAKASKSRTEFEKVLEGKNTKDITERALRYDLTIPFARYVAMNHGQLTFPFKRYQIQPVWRADRPQRGRYREFYQCDADIVGSKTLLNEAELTNIYAQVFNKLGIPVEIRINSRKILAALAELCGGSDKMIDITIAIDKLDKIGLDKVKEELANRGLNAEQVSIIEQYLSINGNNTEKINQLQQLAKDNATAAAGLAEISFVLNYQPEGTAEVCIDFTLARGLNYYTGIIFEIKAKGANMGSIGGGGRYDDLTGLFGVPNLPGVGISFGVDRIYDVMEELKLFPDEVQSGTQVLFFNLGDAECARAFTLAQQLRANGISCEIFHEQMKFDKQFKYAEKKDIRNIVIIGSKELEEGTCTVKNLQSGEQKTIAQTELPSQAF; encoded by the coding sequence ATGAGTAAACCATCGTTGCCACAAGGCACCAGAGATTTTAGCGCCAACGTTGTAAGAAAGCGCAACTATATATTTAATACCATACGTACAGTTTTTGAACTATATGGCTTTCAGCCACTGGAAACCCCTGCCATGGAAAACATGGAAACCCTGATGGGGAAATATGGCGAAGAGGGAGATAAACTGATTTTCAAAATCCTGAATAACGGCTTAGGAGATGGTGAAACCATTGAAAAAGCCCAGGCTAAAGCCAGCAAATCCAGAACAGAATTTGAAAAAGTACTGGAAGGTAAAAACACGAAAGACATTACCGAACGCGCACTGCGTTATGACCTCACCATTCCTTTTGCCCGCTATGTAGCTATGAATCATGGGCAGCTCACCTTTCCTTTTAAACGTTACCAGATTCAACCGGTTTGGCGCGCTGACCGCCCGCAACGTGGACGTTACCGCGAATTTTATCAGTGCGATGCGGATATTGTAGGCAGCAAAACCCTGCTGAACGAAGCAGAACTTACTAATATATACGCTCAGGTTTTCAACAAACTGGGCATTCCTGTAGAAATTCGCATCAACAGCCGCAAAATACTGGCGGCATTGGCTGAATTATGTGGTGGCAGCGATAAAATGATTGATATTACTATCGCGATAGACAAGCTGGATAAAATTGGCTTGGATAAGGTAAAAGAAGAATTAGCCAACCGTGGTTTAAACGCAGAGCAGGTAAGCATTATTGAACAATACCTTTCTATTAACGGTAACAATACAGAGAAAATTAACCAGTTACAGCAACTGGCAAAAGACAATGCCACAGCGGCTGCCGGCTTAGCTGAAATAAGTTTTGTATTAAACTACCAGCCAGAAGGCACAGCCGAGGTATGCATTGACTTTACATTGGCCCGCGGCCTTAACTACTACACCGGTATTATTTTCGAAATCAAAGCCAAAGGCGCCAATATGGGCAGCATTGGTGGTGGTGGCCGTTATGATGACCTTACCGGTTTATTTGGTGTGCCTAACCTGCCAGGTGTAGGTATCAGCTTTGGTGTAGACAGGATTTATGATGTAATGGAAGAACTGAAACTGTTTCCGGATGAAGTACAATCCGGCACCCAGGTACTATTCTTTAACCTGGGCGATGCAGAATGCGCCCGTGCATTTACCCTTGCCCAGCAACTGCGCGCCAACGGCATCAGCTGTGAAATATTCCACGAGCAAATGAAGTTTGATAAGCAGTTTAAGTATGCCGAGAAAAAAGACATACGTAACATTGTTATCATTGGCAGTAAAGAACTGGAAGAAGGAACCTGTACGGTGAAAAACCTGCAAAGCGGCGAGCAAAAAACCATTGCCCAAACCGAATTGCCTTCACAAGCATTCTAA
- a CDS encoding NADH-quinone oxidoreductase subunit B — protein MPRPVRFNVHPREADIHNNIAIAEMPAGLQGEGFFATSLEKVVGLARKNSIWPLPFATSCCGIEFMATMGSHYDLSRFGSERMGFTPRQCDLIMVMGTISKKMAPILRQVYLQMAEPRWVLAVGACASSGGIFDTYSVLQGIDQVIPVDVYVPGCPPRPEAILDGVLRIQDLVHNESLRRRHSEHYKALLNSYGIQ, from the coding sequence ATGCCCCGTCCGGTACGTTTCAATGTTCACCCCAGGGAAGCTGATATTCATAATAATATCGCTATTGCCGAAATGCCGGCAGGCTTGCAAGGGGAAGGTTTTTTTGCTACCAGCTTAGAAAAGGTGGTAGGTTTAGCCCGCAAAAATTCTATCTGGCCTTTACCATTCGCAACGTCCTGTTGCGGAATTGAGTTTATGGCTACTATGGGGTCTCATTACGATTTATCGCGCTTTGGTTCTGAAAGAATGGGCTTTACGCCACGTCAGTGCGATCTGATTATGGTAATGGGTACTATCTCTAAAAAAATGGCTCCGATATTAAGACAGGTATATCTTCAGATGGCAGAACCCCGTTGGGTGCTGGCTGTAGGCGCCTGTGCCAGCTCGGGAGGTATATTTGACACTTATTCTGTTTTACAAGGCATAGACCAGGTAATACCTGTTGATGTGTATGTACCAGGTTGTCCTCCACGCCCGGAAGCTATCTTAGATGGCGTATTAAGAATACAGGATCTTGTACATAATGAAAGCCTGCGCAGAAGACATAGTGAGCATTACAAGGCTTTATTGAACAGCTACGGAATACAATAA
- a CDS encoding tetratricopeptide repeat protein: MKKTVLTLLAVTFTSAMLMAQSVEDGIKFLYYQKTKSAKDALQKVVNDKPKDAYAIYWLGQAFLDNDEIPAAKALYQKALTDGINDPWIWVGMGHVEALENADINTVKQKFEQAITATTATKGKNKGNPDVGILAAIGRANADGGSKVGDPQYGIDKLKQAVELDKTATEPYISLGKCYLKLGGDRGGEAVEAYREATVRNPQYAAGYYRIGLIYQSQNNLEAMNDWYGKAIAADITYAPVYYAYFEYYKEKDVNAAKEFLDKYVQYADKDCSTDFYVADYLFRAGKYQESLDKGKAMEAGECKDFPGIQILYAYDYDRLGDSIAAKTAVEKYLSIASAEKITAEQYMLAAKISTKFPGNEDATASYIQKALDKDTVTANRVNYANNAATLFASAQKYQSQVKWLLKALALKGGTPSEAEYYKVTKAASDAIVSATDTNVVYSFFPTADSIANAYITAYPDKPQGYSFRVLTAKKADRDSTHGFAVAPIEQYNTFLSKDVNAYKKTIFSNDYYLLIYYTQYVKEMSKVDGYKKAIEVASQMIALYPDAASEENQFAAKTKTQLQAALDKFEKSNSGAPAKSNGSGK; encoded by the coding sequence ATGAAGAAGACAGTTTTAACCTTGTTGGCGGTTACTTTTACCTCTGCCATGCTGATGGCTCAGTCGGTAGAAGACGGCATCAAGTTCCTGTACTATCAGAAGACAAAGAGTGCAAAGGATGCTTTACAAAAGGTAGTAAATGATAAGCCTAAAGATGCTTATGCTATTTACTGGTTAGGTCAGGCTTTCCTGGATAATGACGAGATACCTGCTGCAAAAGCATTGTATCAAAAGGCGTTAACTGATGGTATTAACGATCCATGGATTTGGGTGGGTATGGGCCATGTGGAAGCACTGGAAAATGCCGACATCAATACTGTAAAGCAGAAATTTGAGCAGGCTATAACTGCTACTACTGCTACTAAAGGTAAAAACAAAGGCAATCCTGACGTAGGTATCCTGGCAGCTATTGGCCGTGCTAACGCAGATGGTGGTAGCAAAGTGGGTGATCCTCAGTATGGCATTGACAAGCTGAAACAAGCGGTAGAGTTGGATAAAACAGCTACTGAACCTTATATCAGCTTAGGTAAATGTTATCTGAAGTTAGGTGGCGACAGAGGTGGTGAAGCGGTAGAAGCTTACAGAGAAGCTACTGTACGCAACCCTCAGTATGCTGCAGGTTACTATCGTATTGGTTTAATTTATCAAAGCCAGAACAACCTGGAAGCGATGAACGACTGGTATGGTAAAGCTATTGCTGCTGATATCACTTATGCTCCTGTTTATTATGCTTACTTCGAGTATTACAAAGAGAAAGATGTAAACGCCGCGAAGGAATTTTTGGACAAATATGTTCAGTATGCCGATAAAGATTGTAGCACTGATTTCTACGTAGCTGATTACCTGTTCCGTGCTGGTAAATACCAGGAGTCTCTGGATAAAGGTAAAGCTATGGAAGCAGGTGAGTGTAAAGACTTCCCGGGTATCCAGATTCTGTATGCTTACGATTACGACAGGTTAGGTGATTCTATAGCTGCAAAAACTGCTGTAGAAAAATACCTGAGCATTGCATCTGCGGAAAAAATCACTGCAGAACAATACATGCTGGCTGCTAAAATCTCTACTAAATTCCCAGGTAACGAAGATGCTACTGCATCTTATATTCAGAAGGCTTTAGATAAAGATACTGTTACAGCTAACAGGGTTAACTACGCTAATAACGCTGCTACTTTATTTGCCAGCGCACAAAAATATCAGAGCCAGGTGAAATGGTTGTTGAAGGCTTTAGCTTTAAAAGGTGGTACACCATCTGAAGCGGAGTATTACAAAGTTACCAAAGCTGCATCTGACGCTATTGTTAGTGCAACTGATACCAACGTTGTGTATTCTTTCTTCCCAACAGCTGATTCTATTGCTAATGCATACATCACTGCCTATCCTGATAAGCCACAGGGATACTCTTTCCGTGTGTTAACTGCTAAAAAAGCCGACAGAGATTCTACTCATGGTTTCGCTGTAGCTCCTATCGAGCAGTACAACACTTTCCTGTCTAAAGATGTAAATGCTTACAAGAAAACCATCTTCAGCAACGACTATTACCTGCTGATTTACTATACTCAGTATGTAAAAGAAATGTCTAAAGTAGATGGCTATAAGAAAGCTATTGAAGTAGCCAGTCAGATGATAGCTTTATATCCTGATGCTGCTTCTGAAGAAAACCAGTTTGCTGCTAAAACTAAAACTCAGTTACAGGCTGCACTGGATAAGTTTGAAAAAAGCAACAGTGGTGCTCCTGCCAAAAGCAATGGCTCCGGCAAATAA
- the rlmN gene encoding 23S rRNA (adenine(2503)-C(2))-methyltransferase RlmN: MIMEQKNIRQLSLPELEAYFIEIGDKKFRAKQVYEWIWQKHAHSFDDMTNLSKQLRTQLGEHFTLPALGVDATQFSNDGTIKSRFKTVDGHLVEGVLIPTDERKTACVSSQVGCSLSCKFCATGYMDRKRNLHYDEIYDQVVMINEQSERSFGKKLSNIVFMGMGEPLLNYNNVLKAIERISAEDGLGMSPRRITVSTAGVAKMIKKLGDDEVRFKLALSLHAANDKKRNEIMPINESNNIKALVEALNYFYKKTGSEITLEYILFQNFNDSIEDAEELVKVFRQIPADLVNLIEYNTIDAFQFTKPDEDTVQAFMNHLEKRGVNARLRRSRGKDIDAACGQLANKAGQD, translated from the coding sequence ATGATCATGGAGCAAAAGAACATCCGGCAGTTAAGCTTACCGGAGCTGGAGGCGTATTTTATTGAAATTGGGGATAAAAAATTCAGGGCTAAACAGGTGTACGAGTGGATATGGCAAAAACATGCCCACAGCTTTGATGATATGACCAATTTGAGTAAACAACTGCGTACCCAGCTGGGCGAGCATTTTACCCTACCTGCCCTGGGTGTGGATGCTACACAATTCAGTAACGACGGCACCATTAAAAGCCGCTTCAAAACGGTGGATGGTCACCTGGTAGAAGGGGTACTTATCCCTACCGATGAACGTAAAACCGCCTGCGTTTCCAGCCAGGTTGGTTGCAGCCTTAGCTGTAAGTTCTGCGCCACCGGTTATATGGATCGTAAACGCAACCTTCACTACGATGAAATTTACGACCAGGTTGTAATGATCAATGAACAAAGCGAACGCAGCTTTGGTAAAAAACTCAGCAACATCGTTTTCATGGGCATGGGCGAACCCCTGCTTAATTATAACAATGTACTCAAAGCTATTGAGCGCATTTCGGCCGAAGATGGTTTGGGCATGAGTCCCCGCCGCATTACCGTATCTACTGCCGGTGTGGCCAAAATGATTAAAAAGCTGGGCGATGATGAAGTACGCTTTAAGCTGGCACTGTCGCTACATGCTGCCAATGACAAAAAGCGCAACGAAATCATGCCTATTAATGAAAGCAATAACATTAAGGCACTGGTAGAAGCGTTGAACTACTTCTATAAAAAAACCGGTAGCGAAATCACCCTCGAATACATCCTGTTCCAAAATTTCAACGATAGCATTGAAGATGCAGAAGAGCTGGTAAAAGTATTCAGACAAATTCCTGCCGACCTGGTAAACCTGATCGAGTACAATACCATCGATGCCTTCCAGTTTACTAAACCCGATGAGGATACGGTTCAGGCGTTTATGAACCACCTGGAAAAAAGAGGTGTGAATGCCCGTTTAAGAAGAAGCCGTGGTAAGGACATAGATGCCGCGTGTGGACAGCTGGCCAACAAAGCCGGACAGGATTAA
- a CDS encoding NADH-quinone oxidoreductase subunit NuoE family protein — protein sequence MIRFSEDKMVKVQEIIARYPEGKQKSALLPLLHLAQDTFGGWLDVPVMDYVAELLQIDPIEVYEVATFYSMYNLKPVGKYMFEVCQTGPCMLNGADNIVAYITEKLGIKSGETTADGLFTLKTVECLGACGYAPMMQLGKHYREHLTKEKVDAIIEECRNNAAKNN from the coding sequence ATGATACGGTTTTCAGAAGATAAAATGGTGAAGGTGCAGGAGATCATTGCACGTTATCCGGAAGGGAAGCAGAAGAGTGCATTATTGCCTTTACTGCACCTGGCGCAGGACACTTTTGGCGGCTGGCTGGATGTGCCTGTGATGGATTACGTTGCTGAATTATTGCAGATAGACCCTATTGAAGTATATGAGGTAGCTACGTTCTACAGCATGTACAACCTGAAACCTGTTGGTAAGTATATGTTCGAAGTATGCCAAACGGGCCCTTGTATGCTCAATGGTGCCGATAATATTGTGGCCTACATTACCGAAAAGCTGGGCATTAAGTCGGGTGAAACCACGGCAGATGGCCTGTTCACTTTAAAAACGGTAGAATGCCTGGGTGCTTGCGGATATGCTCCGATGATGCAGCTGGGTAAACATTACCGCGAGCATTTGACCAAAGAGAAAGTAGATGCTATTATAGAAGAGTGCAGAAATAATGCTGCCAAGAATAATTAA
- a CDS encoding NADH-quinone oxidoreductase subunit D, which yields MQEQQHNIKLPDGSIERQTTTLNLGPTHPATHGVFQNILEMDGERIVSAESTVGYIHRAFEKLAERRPLYQITPLTDRLNYCSSPINNMGWHMTCEKLMGVQTPKRVDYLRVIIMELARTADHIICNSVIGVDTGALSVFLYVMQYREQIYEIYEEICGSRLTTNIGRIGGFERNFNATVWTKLEKFLHEFPKALKEFETLLMRNRIFMDRTIGAGPISAERALNYGFTGPNLRASGVDYDVRIHSPYSSYQDFNFNIPVGTTGDVYDRWLVRNQEMWESLEIIKQAYQKIQEFKGEEAEVYHANVPEYYLPKKEDVYTKMEALIWHFKIIMGETAIPAGEVYHSVEGANGELGFYMISDGGRSPYRLHFRRPCFIYYQAYEELVKGSMLADAVAVMSSLNLIAGEMDA from the coding sequence ATGCAAGAGCAGCAACATAATATTAAGCTTCCGGATGGTTCTATTGAAAGGCAAACCACTACGTTAAACCTGGGACCTACGCACCCTGCTACGCACGGTGTATTTCAGAACATACTTGAAATGGATGGTGAAAGAATTGTATCGGCAGAATCAACTGTTGGTTACATTCACCGTGCTTTTGAGAAACTGGCGGAAAGAAGACCATTATACCAGATCACTCCTTTAACAGACAGGTTAAACTACTGCTCCAGCCCTATTAATAATATGGGATGGCATATGACCTGCGAAAAGTTAATGGGAGTGCAAACACCTAAGCGTGTTGATTATTTACGCGTGATTATTATGGAGCTGGCCAGAACAGCTGACCATATTATCTGTAACTCCGTAATAGGAGTAGATACCGGCGCTCTGTCGGTTTTTTTATACGTAATGCAATACCGCGAGCAGATTTATGAAATATATGAAGAAATCTGTGGCTCGCGTTTAACTACAAATATTGGCCGTATTGGTGGCTTTGAAAGAAATTTCAACGCTACGGTATGGACGAAGCTGGAGAAGTTTTTACACGAATTTCCTAAAGCGCTGAAAGAGTTTGAAACACTGCTGATGCGTAACCGCATTTTTATGGACCGTACCATTGGTGCCGGGCCTATCAGTGCCGAAAGGGCGTTGAACTACGGCTTTACCGGCCCTAACCTGCGTGCTTCGGGTGTTGACTATGATGTGCGTATTCATTCGCCTTACAGCAGCTACCAGGATTTTAATTTCAATATCCCTGTAGGTACTACCGGTGATGTATATGACCGCTGGCTGGTACGTAACCAGGAGATGTGGGAGTCGCTGGAAATTATTAAACAGGCTTACCAGAAGATACAGGAGTTTAAAGGAGAAGAAGCAGAAGTTTATCATGCGAATGTTCCTGAATATTACCTGCCTAAGAAAGAAGATGTATACACCAAAATGGAAGCGCTGATATGGCACTTTAAAATCATTATGGGTGAAACGGCTATTCCTGCGGGCGAGGTATATCATTCCGTGGAAGGGGCTAATGGTGAGTTAGGTTTTTATATGATCAGTGATGGTGGCCGTTCTCCGTACAGGCTTCATTTCAGAAGACCTTGTTTTATTTACTACCAGGCTTACGAAGAGCTGGTGAAAGGTTCTATGCTGGCAGATGCAGTAGCGGTAATGAGTAGCCTTAACCTGATTGCAGGTGAAATGGATGCTTAA
- a CDS encoding PstS family phosphate ABC transporter substrate-binding protein encodes MTIYNKLCRIAAGILLPGIIMMQLSCGGSGNKKALPQKWDSPKEGVIHVSVDESFKPVIDEQVKVYESSFPNARILVEYKPEAECFRDLQKDSTRMIIVARDLTQQEIAYYKQQLEYQPKSDVLAFDAVDIVINKEGKDSMFTRKQLLSLLNGEQPDKQVVLDGKNATSTVRYLMDSVLHGTTFGKNVTAAADSKAVLDFVASNKNAIGFVGSSWIGNQQDPAQVAYNNKIKLAMVECRNCEKDIFAKPSQATLTSDQYPLVRPLFYILKENSTGLGTGFMNFMSLERGQLIFRRSLLVPAKMYFGIRKGDLSDD; translated from the coding sequence ATGACAATATATAATAAACTGTGCCGGATTGCAGCAGGTATATTGTTACCAGGCATTATTATGATGCAGCTGTCCTGCGGTGGAAGTGGTAATAAAAAAGCCCTTCCCCAAAAATGGGATTCGCCGAAAGAGGGAGTGATACATGTGAGTGTGGATGAAAGTTTTAAGCCCGTAATTGATGAGCAGGTTAAAGTATATGAATCTTCCTTTCCGAATGCGCGCATACTGGTAGAGTATAAGCCAGAAGCAGAATGTTTCAGAGATCTGCAGAAGGATAGTACAAGGATGATTATTGTAGCGCGCGATCTTACCCAACAGGAAATTGCTTACTATAAACAACAACTGGAGTATCAGCCTAAGTCAGACGTACTGGCTTTTGATGCTGTAGATATAGTAATTAACAAAGAAGGGAAAGATAGCATGTTTACCCGGAAGCAACTGCTTTCGTTGCTGAATGGGGAACAACCTGACAAACAGGTGGTACTCGATGGTAAGAATGCAACAAGTACTGTAAGATATTTAATGGATAGTGTGTTACATGGCACCACTTTTGGAAAGAATGTAACAGCCGCAGCAGACAGCAAAGCCGTGCTGGATTTTGTGGCTTCTAATAAAAATGCGATCGGGTTTGTAGGCTCTAGCTGGATAGGAAACCAGCAAGATCCTGCACAAGTGGCCTATAATAATAAAATTAAATTGGCCATGGTTGAGTGCCGGAACTGCGAAAAGGATATATTCGCAAAACCTTCACAAGCAACTCTGACCAGTGATCAGTACCCCTTGGTACGACCTTTGTTTTATATTCTGAAAGAGAATTCAACCGGCTTAGGTACCGGCTTTATGAATTTTATGAGTCTGGAAAGAGGTCAGCTAATTTTTCGTCGTTCGTTATTAGTACCTGCGAAAATGTATTTTGGTATTCGCAAGGGCGATTTATCCGATGACTAA
- a CDS encoding acetyl-CoA C-acyltransferase yields the protein MNDCYIIDAVRTPIGRYGGKLSGVRPDDLLAHVIRALVNRNQSIDTQVIEDVIAGAANQAGEDNRDVARMAALLAGLPVTVAGNTVNRLCASGLQAIMDAARAVMCGEGMLYIAGGVESMTRAPYVMGKSDGAWGRTPEMFDTTIGWRFTNKKLAAAYHPYTMGETAENVARQWNISREEQDRFALRSQDNYARALAAGKWQEEIVPVEITENKEVVTMAADEHPRATSLEKLASLKPAFAKDGTVTAGNSSGINDGAAALLLASAEAVKLFQLKPMARIVSMGVAGVDPAVMGIGPVPASLKALSRAGLTAGDLSLIELNEAFASQSIACVRDLQLEEEKVNVNGGAIAIGHPLGCSGSRISATLLHELKRSGGRYGLASMCVGVGQGAAIIYERL from the coding sequence ATGAACGATTGCTATATTATTGATGCTGTTAGAACACCTATTGGCCGCTATGGCGGAAAATTAAGCGGGGTAAGACCCGATGACTTGCTGGCCCATGTGATAAGGGCGCTGGTGAACAGGAATCAATCAATTGATACACAGGTAATTGAAGATGTAATTGCAGGTGCGGCCAACCAGGCGGGAGAAGATAACCGCGATGTGGCCCGTATGGCCGCCTTATTGGCCGGGTTGCCGGTAACGGTGGCCGGAAATACCGTTAATCGCTTGTGCGCCAGTGGATTACAAGCAATTATGGATGCTGCCCGTGCGGTTATGTGTGGCGAGGGGATGTTGTATATAGCAGGTGGAGTAGAAAGTATGACCCGCGCTCCCTATGTAATGGGAAAAAGCGATGGTGCCTGGGGACGTACGCCGGAAATGTTTGATACTACCATTGGCTGGCGCTTTACCAATAAAAAGCTGGCGGCAGCCTATCACCCCTATACAATGGGCGAAACGGCTGAAAATGTGGCCCGTCAGTGGAATATCAGCCGCGAAGAGCAGGATCGTTTTGCCCTGCGTTCACAGGACAATTATGCCCGTGCGCTGGCTGCCGGAAAATGGCAGGAGGAAATAGTACCGGTAGAAATAACGGAAAATAAAGAGGTGGTGACGATGGCTGCCGATGAACATCCCCGTGCTACCTCACTGGAAAAGCTGGCTTCTTTAAAACCTGCTTTTGCGAAGGATGGAACGGTTACGGCGGGTAATTCCAGTGGTATAAATGATGGTGCTGCCGCTCTGTTGCTGGCGAGTGCAGAAGCGGTAAAGCTGTTTCAACTGAAACCTATGGCCCGGATTGTGAGTATGGGCGTAGCAGGGGTTGACCCTGCTGTGATGGGGATTGGTCCGGTACCGGCTTCGTTAAAAGCTTTGAGCCGGGCAGGGCTTACTGCCGGCGATTTATCGCTGATAGAACTGAATGAAGCATTTGCTTCTCAAAGTATAGCGTGTGTGCGCGATTTGCAACTGGAAGAAGAAAAAGTAAATGTGAATGGCGGGGCCATTGCCATTGGCCACCCTTTGGGATGCAGCGGTAGCCGCATTTCCGCTACCTTGCTGCATGAGTTAAAACGTTCTGGTGGCAGGTATGGCCTTGCTTCAATGTGTGTAGGAGTGGGGCAGGGCGCTGCTATTATTTATGAGCGTTTGTAA